Proteins co-encoded in one Sulfitobacter sp. HNIBRBA3233 genomic window:
- the repB gene encoding plasmid partitioning protein RepB: MARKGILSTGTTPGPKPENRDNQPTSEPKPGAKPSLMPRGAVGALQSSLNRMQENAVQELDAALIDMAGVEDRLGTDVQAQKQLEESMKSYGQQVPVLVRPHPSKPGRFEIVYGRRRLNALKSLGMPVKAMVRQLDDHALVMAQGQENTARQDLSFIEKASFAAQLDAGGHDRQTIADALSIDLPMVSRMLKVGHAFDLPFLRQVGSAPGIGRDRWMALVKLFEDPAAKSRARNYTNLPEWGTLTSDERFEAVFTRASATPAKKAPSPTASAKPRTLRSRDGKAVADIRSGKRGVTLTVPARAAEGFDTWLDAHAEELMQEIHDRWQKTRA, encoded by the coding sequence ATGGCACGCAAAGGTATCCTTTCCACCGGCACGACACCGGGTCCGAAACCCGAAAACAGGGACAATCAGCCCACCTCAGAGCCTAAACCGGGCGCGAAACCGAGCCTGATGCCCCGCGGGGCCGTCGGCGCGCTGCAATCCTCGCTGAACCGGATGCAGGAGAACGCGGTTCAGGAACTCGACGCCGCGCTGATCGACATGGCCGGGGTCGAGGACCGTTTAGGGACCGATGTTCAGGCCCAGAAACAGCTCGAAGAGAGCATGAAATCCTATGGCCAACAGGTGCCCGTCCTCGTGCGCCCGCACCCTTCAAAGCCGGGACGGTTCGAGATCGTCTACGGGCGGCGCCGGTTGAACGCGCTGAAATCGCTGGGCATGCCCGTGAAAGCGATGGTGCGCCAGCTCGACGACCACGCGCTGGTGATGGCACAGGGCCAGGAGAACACGGCGCGGCAGGATCTCTCCTTCATCGAGAAGGCCAGTTTCGCCGCACAGCTCGATGCGGGCGGCCATGACCGGCAGACAATCGCGGATGCGCTCTCGATCGACCTGCCGATGGTCAGCCGCATGCTGAAAGTGGGACATGCTTTCGACCTGCCTTTCCTGCGGCAGGTCGGCTCCGCCCCCGGCATCGGACGCGACCGGTGGATGGCGCTGGTGAAGCTTTTCGAGGATCCCGCCGCAAAGTCGCGTGCGCGCAATTACACGAACCTGCCGGAATGGGGCACTCTGACCTCGGACGAGCGTTTCGAGGCGGTTTTCACCCGTGCCAGCGCCACCCCGGCGAAGAAGGCCCCCTCCCCCACCGCTTCGGCCAAGCCGCGCACCCTGCGCAGCCGTGACGGCAAGGCAGTGGCGGACATCCGCAGCGGCAAACGGGGGGTGACACTCACGGTTCCGGCGCGCGCCGCCGAAGGGTTCGACACTTGGCTCGACGCACATGCGGAAGAGCTGATGCAAGAGATTCACGACCGCTGGCAGAAGACCCGCGCGTGA
- a CDS encoding DUF6494 family protein, whose amino-acid sequence MSEDFNMSMRKFLKQVGVTSQQAIEKAMRDHDTAGKTFAVKAVISIPELGLEHSIDGTIAGADKGEA is encoded by the coding sequence ATGAGCGAAGACTTCAACATGTCGATGCGCAAGTTTCTCAAGCAGGTCGGCGTGACCTCGCAACAGGCCATCGAAAAGGCCATGCGCGACCATGACACCGCCGGAAAGACCTTCGCGGTCAAGGCCGTGATCTCGATCCCGGAACTCGGTCTCGAACACAGCATCGACGGCACCATCGCCGGCGCGGACAAGGGCGAGGCATAA
- the repC gene encoding plasmid replication protein RepC gives MKTTFRTAFGGPGEAVLTPAEGPDKWALLDRLTTAAEDFELSHRTLTVLKALLSFLPSREVPSGPAGIVFASNARLSERLHGMPESTLRRHLARLVQLGLLIRHDSPNRKRFARNHGGKIALAFGFDLSPLVIQADEIETAARNAEARQARLLAQRDRILVLRHALIRQGGAEALAQEVGRILRRKPDAECLDAVETELRAALCLDDAPAPEPLTCAAPTSRVSARDSQNERHIQDSNKPYSDSESTGAEKPPTADNNPASTKDRGVTLQDVLEACKEMRAFFPERLRDWHDLVRVSDRIAPMLGIDPPVLLEAKRDMGAESAAVTVVCLLEKAATIRSPGAYLRRLTQMARDGRFSLSPMLAAVANSRNCQLTT, from the coding sequence ATGAAAACCACTTTCCGAACTGCATTCGGAGGGCCCGGAGAGGCTGTCCTGACCCCAGCGGAGGGCCCGGATAAATGGGCGCTGCTCGACCGGCTGACAACCGCTGCCGAAGATTTCGAACTCTCGCACCGCACGCTCACCGTGCTGAAAGCACTGTTGAGCTTCCTGCCCTCGCGCGAGGTTCCCTCCGGCCCCGCCGGGATCGTCTTTGCCTCCAACGCGCGGCTGTCGGAGCGGCTGCACGGGATGCCCGAGAGCACCCTGCGGCGGCATCTGGCGCGGCTCGTTCAGCTGGGCCTGCTGATCCGCCATGACAGCCCTAACCGCAAACGCTTTGCCCGCAACCATGGCGGCAAGATCGCCCTCGCCTTCGGGTTCGACCTGTCCCCGCTGGTCATTCAGGCCGACGAGATCGAGACCGCTGCGCGAAATGCCGAGGCACGGCAGGCCCGGCTTCTGGCACAGCGTGACCGTATACTGGTCCTGCGTCACGCGCTGATCCGTCAGGGCGGCGCAGAGGCCCTCGCGCAGGAGGTCGGCCGGATACTGCGGCGCAAGCCCGATGCAGAATGCCTCGATGCCGTAGAAACCGAGTTGCGCGCGGCTCTTTGCCTGGACGATGCCCCTGCCCCCGAGCCCCTCACCTGCGCCGCACCGACAAGCCGGGTGAGCGCCAGGGACAGCCAAAATGAGCGGCACATACAGGATTCAAATAAACCCTATTCTGACTCTGAAAGCACGGGAGCTGAGAAACCCCCGACGGCTGACAACAATCCCGCATCGACGAAAGACAGAGGCGTGACGCTTCAGGATGTTCTGGAGGCTTGCAAGGAAATGCGGGCCTTCTTCCCGGAGAGGCTGCGCGATTGGCATGATCTTGTGCGGGTCAGTGACCGGATCGCCCCAATGCTGGGGATTGACCCGCCGGTGCTCCTTGAGGCAAAACGCGACATGGGTGCCGAAAGCGCAGCGGTGACGGTGGTCTGCCTGCTTGAAAAGGCCGCGACGATCCGCAGCCCAGGCGCTTACCTGCGGCGATTGACGCAAATGGCCCGCGACGGGCGGTTTTCCCTCTCTCCCATGCTCGCGGCGGTGGCCAATAGTCGAAATTGTCAGCTGACAACTTGA
- a CDS encoding energy-coupling factor ABC transporter ATP-binding protein yields the protein MVAEGIESRRYGQTLVGPLDLTLPGQGATVVIGPNGAGKTTLLQLLHGTARLSRGRIDWACPTEEARHHQAFVFQRPVMLRRSVLENIAYPLRLRGVAKADARAQAEDWAARVGLSAMLQRQATVLSGGEQQKLALARALICEPKLLFLDEPCAALDGRATREIEEILQRAKAEGTRLILSTHDLGQARRLADAVLFMRGGMIHEAGPAAQFFDQPATAAARAFLRGDIVE from the coding sequence ATGGTGGCCGAGGGCATCGAAAGCCGCCGCTACGGCCAGACGCTGGTGGGACCGCTGGACCTGACCTTGCCGGGGCAGGGGGCGACCGTGGTCATCGGCCCGAACGGCGCGGGCAAAACGACCCTGCTGCAGCTTCTGCACGGGACCGCGCGGCTGTCGCGCGGGCGGATTGACTGGGCCTGCCCGACCGAGGAAGCGCGCCACCACCAGGCCTTCGTCTTCCAGCGGCCGGTGATGCTGCGCCGCTCGGTGCTGGAGAACATCGCCTATCCGCTGCGACTGCGCGGTGTCGCGAAAGCCGATGCGCGGGCGCAGGCCGAGGACTGGGCGGCGCGTGTCGGGCTGAGCGCGATGCTGCAGCGGCAGGCGACCGTACTGTCGGGGGGCGAGCAGCAGAAACTGGCGCTGGCGCGGGCACTGATCTGTGAGCCTAAACTGCTGTTTCTGGACGAACCCTGTGCCGCGCTCGACGGGCGCGCGACGCGCGAGATCGAGGAAATCCTGCAGCGCGCCAAGGCCGAAGGCACGCGGCTGATCCTGTCGACCCATGATCTGGGTCAGGCGCGGCGGCTGGCTGACGCGGTGCTTTTCATGCGTGGCGGGATGATCCACGAAGCCGGTCCCGCTGCGCAATTTTTCGACCAGCCCGCGACCGCCGCGGCGCGGGCGTTTTTAAGAGGAGACATTGTCGAATGA
- a CDS encoding biotin/lipoate--protein ligase family protein: MSDALSFPPLMSGEAVAGDAIAAACARAAEGVNAGLITYRLAGAEMEAALVFAPEVPLTRAVAMLPLCGVGFQNALGALSPPEIAVQLDWDGRIRINGASCGAFRMVASTTDPDAVPDWLVVGFTLPLYPADDPDMANTGATPDQTALYAEGCAEVSPPALVESWARHTLHWINRWEDLGPKSLHAEWRGLVFDLESEVTLQGQSGTFIGVDEDFGMLLRAGETTRLIPLTTLLEPAP; encoded by the coding sequence ATGAGCGACGCCCTGTCCTTCCCCCCGCTGATGTCGGGCGAGGCGGTGGCAGGCGACGCCATCGCCGCCGCCTGCGCCCGCGCGGCGGAGGGCGTCAACGCGGGGCTCATCACCTACCGGCTGGCGGGGGCCGAGATGGAGGCCGCACTGGTCTTCGCCCCCGAAGTGCCGCTGACCCGCGCCGTGGCGATGCTGCCGCTCTGCGGTGTCGGTTTTCAGAACGCGCTCGGCGCGCTTTCCCCGCCCGAGATCGCCGTGCAGCTCGACTGGGACGGCCGGATCCGCATCAACGGCGCCTCTTGCGGTGCCTTTCGCATGGTGGCCTCGACCACCGACCCCGATGCGGTGCCCGATTGGCTCGTCGTCGGCTTCACCCTGCCGCTCTACCCCGCTGACGATCCCGACATGGCCAATACCGGCGCCACCCCCGACCAGACCGCGCTCTATGCCGAGGGCTGCGCCGAGGTATCGCCCCCGGCCCTCGTCGAATCCTGGGCCCGGCATACCCTGCATTGGATCAACCGCTGGGAAGACCTCGGCCCAAAGTCGCTGCACGCGGAATGGCGCGGGCTGGTCTTCGACCTCGAGTCCGAGGTCACCCTTCAAGGCCAAAGCGGCACATTCATCGGTGTCGACGAGGACTTCGGCATGTTACTGCGCGCGGGAGAGACCACCCGTCTGATCCCGCTCACCACCCTATTGGAGCCCGCCCCATGA
- a CDS encoding DUF6505 family protein, with product MTLKLARAIHFDESDRNVFASPARTGEWCISGGFEFSDWTEGDLTGKARQAFANGWLGLETFGRVTFVAVTQIEQAEVETLTTLLAQHFVTYYGAPSVDAARPVAKEELSQMIDLCDDHAPNCLLTVARELTDAGVRESFRMIQPQDAGLEQFAIHGDLPEDP from the coding sequence ATGACCCTCAAACTCGCCCGCGCGATCCATTTCGACGAGAGCGACCGCAACGTCTTCGCCTCCCCCGCCCGCACCGGCGAATGGTGCATCTCGGGTGGGTTCGAGTTTTCCGACTGGACCGAGGGCGATCTCACCGGCAAGGCGCGCCAAGCCTTCGCCAACGGCTGGTTGGGCCTCGAAACCTTCGGCCGGGTGACCTTCGTCGCCGTCACGCAGATCGAGCAAGCCGAGGTCGAGACACTGACGACCCTTCTGGCGCAGCATTTCGTCACCTACTACGGCGCGCCCTCGGTCGATGCCGCGCGCCCGGTGGCGAAAGAGGAACTGTCCCAGATGATCGACCTCTGCGACGACCACGCGCCGAACTGCCTGCTCACCGTGGCCCGCGAACTGACCGACGCCGGCGTGCGCGAAAGCTTCCGCATGATCCAGCCGCAGGACGCGGGGCTAGAGCAGTTCGCCATCCACGGCGATCTGCCCGAGGACCCCTGA
- a CDS encoding sensor histidine kinase: protein MTSVRLRLLILALTPLIVLMPLLLLLGMSRWTADYDEVLIANVESDLKIASQYLARLLDQTRDELDAVAGSVAFRDLMRRPAEEQSRFFARTRDRLGLDFLRFLPEAAAQDEARDWPVIAAALAGQGVARIDVFDADRLTMLSEPLAIRARLPVVATPAAVPTDKVIEDRGMVVHAASPVQMNGSNGVLVGGVLLNRNLNFIDTINDLVYLNAITGGDRQGTATLFLDDLRISTNVRLFEDVRALGTRVSAVVHESVLVEGRTWLDRAFVVNDWYISGYKPITDSFGKRVGMLYVGFLEAPFTQEKREAFWWMLAAFFAVLALSAPVFLWLARGIFAPLERMTKVMDSVGRGELSARIGPVSAKGEIGAVAHHLDWLLEQVQERDRQLRRWNQDLNQRVDQRTAELREANEKLEQTFRQLVMSEKLASIGEITAGVAHEIHNPVAVIQGNVDVIRETLGQGAAPVETELALIDRQVSRIEVIVGKLLKFASPSEFSDCEDDVALRPLVQDCLVLVDHLVGRGGIEVTCDLDEVPAVRVASGEVQQVVVNLIVNAVQAIGGAGQIEIALRPAEREGQDGVALVVRDSGPGVREDLLGSVFDPFFTTKPGEGTGLGLSISQTLIQRAGGIISVRNHAEGGAEFTVWLPAAEGAEGG from the coding sequence ATGACCTCTGTCCGCCTCCGCCTGCTGATCCTGGCGCTCACACCGCTGATCGTATTGATGCCGCTGCTGCTGCTCTTGGGCATGTCGCGCTGGACGGCGGATTACGACGAGGTGCTGATCGCCAATGTCGAGAGCGACCTCAAGATCGCCAGCCAGTACCTTGCGCGGCTGCTCGACCAGACCCGGGATGAACTGGATGCCGTCGCCGGCTCGGTCGCCTTCCGAGACCTGATGCGCCGCCCGGCTGAGGAGCAGTCGCGTTTCTTTGCCCGGACCCGTGACCGGCTTGGCCTCGACTTCCTGCGGTTCCTGCCGGAAGCGGCGGCACAGGACGAGGCGCGCGACTGGCCGGTGATCGCGGCGGCCCTGGCGGGGCAGGGGGTGGCGCGGATCGACGTCTTCGACGCCGACCGGCTGACAATGCTGTCGGAACCTCTGGCAATCCGCGCCCGCCTCCCTGTAGTTGCCACGCCCGCCGCCGTGCCGACCGACAAGGTGATCGAGGATCGCGGTATGGTCGTCCATGCCGCAAGTCCGGTGCAGATGAACGGCAGCAATGGCGTGCTGGTGGGTGGGGTGCTTTTGAACCGCAACCTTAACTTCATCGATACGATCAACGATCTGGTCTATCTCAACGCGATCACCGGCGGGGATCGGCAGGGCACGGCGACGCTTTTTCTGGATGACCTGCGCATCTCGACCAACGTGCGGCTTTTCGAGGACGTTCGCGCGCTCGGCACACGCGTGTCGGCCGTGGTGCACGAATCCGTGCTGGTCGAGGGACGCACATGGCTCGACCGCGCCTTCGTGGTGAACGACTGGTACATCTCGGGCTACAAGCCGATCACCGACAGTTTCGGCAAACGGGTCGGGATGCTCTACGTGGGCTTTCTGGAGGCGCCTTTCACGCAAGAGAAACGTGAGGCCTTCTGGTGGATGCTGGCGGCGTTCTTTGCCGTGCTGGCGCTTTCGGCCCCGGTGTTTCTCTGGCTGGCGCGCGGTATCTTCGCGCCCCTGGAACGGATGACAAAGGTGATGGACAGCGTCGGGCGGGGCGAGCTTTCGGCGCGGATCGGGCCGGTGTCCGCCAAGGGAGAGATCGGCGCAGTGGCGCATCACCTCGATTGGCTTCTGGAGCAAGTGCAGGAGCGGGACCGCCAGCTTCGGCGCTGGAACCAGGACCTCAACCAACGCGTCGACCAACGCACCGCCGAGCTGCGCGAGGCAAACGAGAAGCTGGAGCAGACTTTCCGGCAATTGGTCATGAGTGAGAAGCTGGCCTCGATCGGCGAGATCACCGCCGGGGTCGCGCATGAGATCCACAACCCCGTGGCGGTCATTCAGGGCAATGTCGACGTGATCCGCGAAACTCTGGGGCAGGGGGCCGCCCCGGTCGAGACTGAACTGGCGCTGATCGACCGTCAGGTTTCGCGCATCGAGGTGATCGTCGGAAAACTTCTGAAATTTGCCAGCCCCTCGGAATTCTCCGATTGCGAAGACGACGTGGCGCTGCGCCCGCTGGTGCAGGATTGCCTCGTGCTGGTGGATCACTTGGTCGGGCGGGGCGGGATCGAGGTGACATGCGACCTCGACGAAGTGCCAGCCGTCCGGGTGGCTTCCGGCGAGGTGCAACAGGTCGTGGTGAACCTGATCGTCAATGCGGTACAGGCCATCGGCGGGGCAGGGCAGATCGAGATCGCGCTGAGGCCCGCAGAGCGCGAAGGGCAAGACGGCGTGGCGCTGGTGGTGCGCGACAGCGGGCCGGGGGTGCGCGAAGACCTGCTCGGCTCGGTGTTCGACCCGTTCTTCACCACCAAGCCGGGCGAGGGGACCGGGCTGGGCCTGTCGATCTCGCAGACATTGATCCAGCGGGCAGGGGGGATTATCTCGGTGCGCAACCATGCGGAGGGCGGGGCGGAGTTCACCGTCTGGCTGCCGGCGGCAGAGGGCGCTGAGGGAGGGTAG
- a CDS encoding ABC transporter permease, which produces MVDIWSGLTQAFWLVVTLDAELVEIAGRSLQVTVTALLVACLIALPLAALVAVKRFRARRFVIAVLNALMGLPPVVVGLIVYVMLSRSGPFGVLGLLFTPTAMIIAQVIIIVPLIASIAHQSIRDLWQEYHDLLISMNVTQGQKIRTLLWDSRRALLTAALAGFGRAIGEVGAIMIVGGNIDHATRVLTTAIALETGKGEFALALALGFVLIGLAVAVNLAIHWLGRTEREGRW; this is translated from the coding sequence ATGGTCGATATCTGGAGTGGTTTGACGCAGGCTTTCTGGCTGGTCGTCACGCTCGATGCCGAATTGGTTGAGATCGCGGGCCGCTCGCTTCAGGTGACGGTGACGGCGCTGCTCGTTGCCTGCCTCATCGCCCTGCCGCTGGCGGCGCTGGTGGCGGTCAAGCGGTTCCGCGCGCGGCGCTTCGTGATCGCTGTGCTGAACGCGCTGATGGGGCTGCCGCCGGTGGTCGTGGGGCTGATCGTCTACGTCATGCTGTCACGCTCGGGGCCTTTTGGCGTGCTGGGGCTTCTCTTCACCCCCACCGCGATGATCATCGCGCAGGTCATCATTATCGTGCCGCTGATCGCCTCGATCGCGCATCAGTCGATCCGGGATCTGTGGCAGGAGTATCATGACCTGCTGATCTCGATGAACGTCACGCAGGGGCAAAAGATCCGCACGCTTTTGTGGGACAGCCGCCGCGCGCTGCTGACCGCGGCGCTCGCGGGGTTTGGACGGGCCATCGGCGAGGTCGGGGCGATCATGATCGTCGGCGGCAATATCGACCATGCGACACGGGTGCTGACCACGGCCATCGCGCTTGAGACCGGAAAGGGCGAGTTCGCACTCGCGCTCGCGCTTGGCTTCGTGTTGATCGGGCTTGCGGTGGCGGTGAACCTCGCGATCCACTGGCTGGGCCGGACCGAGCGGGAGGGACGCTGGTGA
- the apbC gene encoding iron-sulfur cluster carrier protein ApbC — MTASREAVLTALKTVTDPATDTDIVASGVMRALNVDDAGAVRFVMEIPPAQAKAYEETKAQAEAALAQVEGVSKVSIVLTGHSDKAPPPDLKPQRKAEPTGPQKIPGVDRIIAIASGKGGVGKSTVSANLACALAAQGRRVGLLDADVYGPSQPRMLGVSGRPASPDGKTILPMRNHGVTMMSIGLMTNEDQAVVWRGPMLMGALQQMMTQVQWGALDVLIVDLPPGTGDVQMTLAQKAHVDGAVIVSTPQDVALIDARKGIDMFNQLKVPILGMIENMSTHICTNCGHEEHVFGHGGVASEAAKWGVPLLAEVPLDLQIRLASDGGAPITVSQPDSKQAAAFHAIAKQLIEAGAA, encoded by the coding sequence GTGACTGCCAGCAGGGAAGCGGTCCTGACCGCCTTGAAAACCGTGACCGATCCGGCCACGGATACCGACATCGTGGCCAGCGGCGTGATGCGCGCGCTCAACGTGGACGACGCGGGCGCGGTGCGTTTCGTGATGGAAATCCCGCCCGCACAGGCCAAGGCCTACGAGGAAACCAAGGCACAGGCCGAAGCGGCTCTGGCGCAGGTCGAAGGAGTGTCGAAAGTCTCCATCGTGCTGACCGGCCACAGCGACAAGGCCCCGCCGCCGGACCTCAAGCCGCAGCGGAAGGCCGAGCCGACCGGTCCGCAGAAGATCCCCGGCGTGGACCGCATCATCGCCATTGCCTCGGGCAAGGGTGGCGTCGGCAAATCCACCGTCTCGGCCAACCTCGCCTGCGCGCTCGCGGCCCAGGGCCGTCGCGTGGGCCTGCTCGATGCCGATGTCTACGGCCCCAGCCAGCCGCGGATGCTCGGGGTCTCGGGCCGCCCGGCCTCGCCCGATGGCAAGACCATCCTGCCGATGCGCAACCATGGCGTGACCATGATGTCGATCGGCCTGATGACGAACGAGGATCAGGCCGTGGTCTGGCGCGGGCCGATGCTGATGGGCGCGCTGCAGCAGATGATGACACAGGTGCAATGGGGCGCGCTCGACGTGCTGATCGTGGACCTGCCGCCCGGCACCGGTGACGTGCAGATGACACTGGCGCAGAAGGCCCATGTGGACGGGGCGGTGATCGTCTCTACACCACAGGATGTGGCTCTGATCGACGCCCGCAAGGGGATCGACATGTTCAACCAGCTCAAGGTGCCGATCCTTGGCATGATCGAGAACATGTCGACGCATATCTGCACCAACTGCGGCCACGAAGAACACGTCTTCGGCCATGGCGGTGTCGCCTCCGAGGCCGCGAAATGGGGCGTGCCGCTGCTCGCCGAAGTACCGCTCGATCTCCAGATCCGCCTCGCCTCCGACGGCGGTGCGCCGATCACCGTGAGCCAGCCCGACAGCAAGCAGGCCGCGGCCTTCCACGCCATCGCCAAGCAGCTGATCGAGGCCGGCGCGGCATGA
- a CDS encoding substrate-binding domain-containing protein: MKMLIAGALALMAAGAAQAGEVMRMAVTTSFNNSGLAEVLLPEIAQDLDLEVQLLVVGTGQAIKLGQAGDVDAILVHSRKAEEAFVEGGYGTHRIEVMYNDFVFIGPQDDPAGIAGVEAAKDALPAIKEAAAPFVSRGDDSGTHKKELALWQQAGLAPGDFGDWYKEVGAGMGAALNTAAGMGAYVMSDRASWLNFGNKDGLALLFAGDPVLFNQYAYLPVNPEMHPHVKHDLALKLEDWLTSDRAKELINAYKIAGEQLFVFNAEQAE, encoded by the coding sequence ATGAAGATGCTGATAGCGGGGGCGCTGGCCCTCATGGCCGCCGGGGCGGCGCAGGCGGGCGAGGTGATGCGCATGGCCGTGACGACGTCTTTCAACAACTCGGGGCTGGCCGAGGTGTTGCTGCCCGAGATCGCGCAGGATCTGGACCTCGAGGTGCAGCTGCTGGTGGTGGGGACCGGGCAGGCGATCAAGCTGGGGCAGGCGGGGGACGTCGATGCGATCCTCGTGCATTCCCGTAAAGCCGAGGAAGCCTTCGTCGAGGGCGGCTACGGCACGCATCGGATTGAGGTGATGTACAACGATTTTGTCTTTATCGGGCCGCAGGATGATCCCGCGGGGATCGCGGGTGTCGAGGCGGCCAAGGATGCGCTTCCCGCCATCAAGGAGGCCGCAGCCCCTTTCGTCAGCCGCGGCGATGACAGCGGGACACACAAAAAGGAACTGGCGCTCTGGCAGCAAGCGGGTCTCGCGCCGGGGGATTTCGGTGATTGGTACAAGGAGGTTGGCGCCGGCATGGGCGCCGCGCTCAACACCGCTGCCGGGATGGGCGCCTATGTGATGTCCGACCGGGCAAGCTGGCTGAACTTCGGCAACAAGGACGGGTTGGCGCTGCTGTTCGCGGGCGATCCCGTGCTGTTCAATCAATATGCCTATCTGCCGGTGAACCCTGAAATGCACCCCCATGTGAAGCACGATCTGGCGCTGAAGCTGGAGGATTGGCTGACTTCGGACCGCGCGAAGGAATTGATCAACGCCTACAAGATCGCGGGCGAGCAGCTCTTCGTCTTCAACGCCGAACAGGCTGAATAG
- the repA gene encoding plasmid partitioning protein RepA — MTNTVHINTRIRRNAETLSGALESHMMKIFAPDARKELRRFSAGEAAELLGISTSFLRKLHFDGKVTEVHTSPGGRRHYSAEDLLEIRRTLESTAKSRGAYQRGRREGDKLQVLSFLNFKGGSGKTTSAIHAAQRLALKGYRVLCVDIDPQASLTTLFGYRPEYDFLNSGTIYDAIRYDDPVPLADVIRKTFFTGIDLAPGGLMLQEFEHETPQALLNNMQPPFFSRLATSLQDVEQNYDLVIFDCPPQLGYLTMSALCASTSVLITVVPNMLDVASMSQFLQMSADLLDVVSNAGASMEFDFLRFLINRYEPNDGPQQQVLSFLRQLFDEEVMVAPMLKSTAISDAGLTHQTIYEVDRSQFHRNTYDRAVDSLNLVNDEIESMIQKAWGR; from the coding sequence GTGACAAATACCGTCCACATCAATACACGGATCCGCCGGAACGCGGAAACGCTTTCCGGGGCGTTGGAAAGTCACATGATGAAGATCTTCGCGCCCGATGCGCGCAAGGAACTTCGCCGTTTTTCGGCCGGTGAAGCCGCTGAACTTCTTGGGATTTCGACGAGTTTCCTGCGCAAGCTGCATTTCGATGGCAAGGTCACCGAGGTGCACACCAGCCCCGGCGGCCGGCGTCACTACTCGGCCGAAGACCTGCTTGAGATCCGTCGCACGCTCGAATCCACCGCCAAATCCCGCGGCGCCTACCAGCGCGGCCGGCGCGAGGGCGACAAGTTGCAGGTCCTGTCCTTCCTGAACTTCAAAGGCGGCAGTGGCAAGACCACCAGCGCGATCCATGCGGCACAGCGACTGGCGCTCAAGGGCTACCGGGTGCTGTGCGTCGATATCGACCCGCAAGCGTCTCTAACAACGCTGTTTGGCTATCGTCCCGAGTATGATTTCCTCAATTCCGGCACGATCTACGACGCCATTCGCTACGACGATCCGGTGCCGCTGGCGGATGTCATCCGGAAGACCTTCTTTACCGGCATCGACCTCGCCCCCGGCGGGCTGATGCTGCAGGAATTCGAGCATGAGACGCCGCAGGCCCTGCTCAACAACATGCAGCCGCCGTTCTTCTCGCGGCTCGCCACCTCTTTGCAGGACGTAGAGCAAAATTACGACCTGGTGATCTTCGATTGTCCACCGCAACTGGGCTATCTCACCATGTCGGCCCTCTGCGCTTCGACCTCCGTGTTGATCACCGTAGTGCCCAACATGCTCGACGTGGCCTCCATGTCGCAGTTCCTGCAGATGAGCGCGGATCTTCTGGATGTAGTCTCTAACGCGGGCGCAAGCATGGAGTTCGACTTCCTGCGCTTCCTCATTAATCGCTACGAGCCGAACGACGGGCCGCAGCAACAGGTGCTGTCCTTCCTGCGGCAGCTCTTCGACGAGGAGGTCATGGTCGCCCCGATGCTCAAGTCCACCGCGATCTCGGATGCAGGGCTGACACACCAGACGATATACGAAGTCGACCGCTCGCAATTCCACCGCAACACCTACGACCGTGCGGTGGATTCACTCAATCTTGTGAATGACGAGATCGAATCCATGATCCAGAAAGCATGGGGGCGCTAA